From the genome of Homalodisca vitripennis isolate AUS2020 chromosome 8, UT_GWSS_2.1, whole genome shotgun sequence, one region includes:
- the LOC124367114 gene encoding uncharacterized protein LOC124367114, whose translation MPEWINESFLKAILQGGEGQENNVSIIKFSVGPAVTPGNNFFSCIYRVQIQYTVSNSQSVRALSLIVKSPITEGYFATLSKKGNYFEKEMKVYNELLPRLNDKLKFEFAPKPFKGPNDSDLVLKDLLEDGYKVMDKYKRLDFSYCKSVMVNLAKFHAASVSLHHEDPTCVEDVGKEAAINENTINDEKPILEYCVKAVARIARETYGHEDLSEFLLSKLENLWESIVKIYSHKDGQLKVLNHGDMWINNILFKTGDLGEVADVKFIDFQLSRYGSPVLDLLYFFWTSADQEVRECKLQDLCKIYLQTLNSSLKDLGCVERLTLEELNHCFKSASDLFVLILCQLTPGMFSDPENTFALAEVNNPFDESSSLESNEFFESRLKGKYFWTLFPIIIRQFQNWVLNM comes from the coding sequence ATGCCAGAGTGGATCAACGAATCCTTCCTAAAAGCTATTCTTCAAGGAGGAGAAGGTCAGGAGAACAATGTATCAATCATCAAGTTCTCCGTCGGCCCAGCCGTCACTCCCGGTAACAACTTCTTCAGTTGCATCTACAGGGTCCAAATACAGTATACAGTCAGCAACTCACAATCTGTGCGCGCATTGTCACTCATCGTGAAGAGCCCAATCACAGAAGGATACTTTGCTACGTTATCTAAGAAAGGAAACTACTTTGAGAAAGAAATGAAAGTGTACAATGAATTACTTCCAAGACTTAATGATAAGTTGAAGTTCGAATTTGCTCCAAAGCCATTTAAAGGCCCGAATGATAGTGACCTAGTACTTAAAGATCTCCTGGAAGATGGTTATAAAGTAATGGATAAGTATAAAAGGCTTGATTTCTCGTACTGTAAAAGTGTGATGGTCAACCTAGCGAAGTTTCATGCTGCCTCTGTGTCCTTGCATCATGAGGACCCGACTTGTGTCGAGGACGTCGGGAAGGAGGCTGCAATTAACGAAAACACGATTAATGATGAGAAACCTATATTGGAGTATTGTGTAAAAGCTGTTGCAAGGATCGCGAGAGAAACTTATGGACATGAAGATCTTTCTGAGTTCCTCCTCAGCAAACTCGAGAACCTTTGGGAGTccattgttaaaatttacagcCACAAAGATGGACAACTGAAAGTACTAAACCATGGAGATATGTGGATCAATAATATCCTGTTCAAAACTGGCGATTTAGGAGAAGTGGCCGATGTAAAGTTCATAGACTTTCAACTCTCAAGGTACGGTTCCCCAGTGCTCGATCTTCTTTACTTTTTCTGGACCAGTGCTGATCAAGAAGTCAGGGAATGCAAGCTCCAAGACCTTTGCAAAATTTATCTTCAGACATTGAACAGTTCATTGAAGGATCTCGGCTGTGTGGAGAGATTGACTTTAGAAGAACTCAATCACTGTTTCAAGTCAGCCAGTGATTTGTTCGTACTCATCCTGTGTCAGCTGACGCCAGGAATGTTTTCTGACCCGGAGAATACGTTTGCTCTGGCAGAAGTGAACAATCCCTTTGACGAATCTTCAAGTCTAGAGTCAAACGAATTCTTTGAATCAAggttaaaaggaaaatatttctgGACTCTATTTCCAATAATTATAAGGCAGTTTCAAAACTGGGTGCTGAACATGTAg